A stretch of Chlamydiota bacterium DNA encodes these proteins:
- a CDS encoding glycosyltransferase family 4 protein, producing MNVALVHDWLNGMRGGEKILEVLCELFPDAVVHTLLLDRSRLSPAIARMEIRTSLLQRLPLRRTHYRYYLPLFPKLVERFDLRGFDLVISTSHCVAKGARAPRGVPSLCYCLTPMRYVWYFGEEYFGRWGAKRALLKPAFAALKRWDVSSAARVDRWLAISETVAARVQKVYHRDAEVLYPPVDAGFFTPGEAAGGYHLAVSALVPYKRLDVAVRAFNELCLPLKIVGEGPERKRLEAIAGPRIEFLGWRTNEEIRDLYRGCRAFIFPGEEDFGITPLEAQACGRPVLALGRGGALETVRDGETGLFFDAQEPAALVEAVRRAERMRFDPAVARMHAERFDRPIFKERLARWILKASEECREET from the coding sequence ATGAACGTCGCCCTTGTCCACGACTGGCTGAACGGGATGCGCGGCGGGGAGAAGATACTCGAGGTGCTCTGCGAGCTCTTCCCCGACGCCGTCGTGCACACCCTCCTGCTCGACCGGTCCCGCCTCTCTCCGGCGATCGCGCGGATGGAGATCCGGACCTCCCTCCTCCAGCGCCTCCCGCTCCGCCGCACGCACTACCGCTACTACCTCCCCCTCTTCCCGAAGCTCGTCGAACGGTTCGACCTTCGCGGCTTCGACCTGGTCATCTCCACGAGCCACTGCGTCGCCAAGGGAGCCCGGGCCCCGCGCGGGGTCCCCTCCCTCTGCTACTGCCTGACCCCGATGCGCTACGTCTGGTACTTCGGCGAGGAGTATTTCGGCCGCTGGGGCGCGAAGCGGGCGCTCCTGAAGCCCGCCTTCGCCGCCCTCAAGCGCTGGGACGTCTCATCCGCCGCGCGGGTGGACAGATGGCTCGCCATCTCCGAGACGGTTGCCGCCCGCGTGCAGAAGGTCTATCATAGGGACGCGGAGGTGTTGTACCCGCCCGTGGACGCGGGTTTCTTCACGCCCGGGGAGGCGGCGGGCGGCTACCATCTCGCGGTCTCCGCCCTGGTCCCCTACAAGCGGCTCGACGTCGCGGTCCGCGCATTCAACGAGCTTTGCCTGCCGCTGAAGATCGTCGGCGAGGGGCCCGAGCGCAAGCGCCTCGAGGCGATCGCGGGGCCTCGGATCGAGTTCCTCGGCTGGCGCACGAACGAGGAGATCAGGGACCTGTACCGCGGCTGCAGGGCGTTCATCTTCCCCGGCGAGGAGGATTTCGGCATCACCCCGCTCGAGGCGCAGGCGTGCGGGCGCCCGGTGCTCGCCCTCGGGCGGGGGGGCGCGCTGGAGACGGTCCGGGACGGGGAGACGGGGCTCTTCTTCGACGCGCAGGAGCCCGCGGCGCTCGTCGAAGCGGTGCGGCGGGCGGAGCGGATGCGTTTCGACCCCGCCGTTGCCCGCATGCACGCGGAGCGTTTCGACCGCCCGATCTTCAAGGAACGGCTGGCGCGCTGGATCCTGAAGGCCTCGGAGGAGTGCCGGGAGGAGACGTAG
- a CDS encoding undecaprenyl-phosphate glucose phosphotransferase, which translates to MSNRSRTTEAATAVRVAIDILCLNAAFCASYWTRFHSPFTALVPVLKGVPPFRSYLAAFPVATLAFVYLYKLLGSYARRWRYDAANEFFVVTRGTTAGMIALMALTFLLPSTHSEAGLKYSRITFLLLFPLVESFVWAGRLASNAVEKRLYRRSAGKRKLLLVGTGETAARLARHVRRNPTLECEIVGFVRCPGEKSSSSRIVAPIAGELDALPALLERGGVDELILTNPKLDHARVLSIVALCEKNLVEFKHVPDMFEILTRKVEVVSFDGVPLVGIRHIPLHSPWNRFLKRSFDVAGSALGLVVAAPVIALCALAVKLDSRGKAFFSQERCGEDGVCFRLHKLRTMVEDAERHTGPVWARAEDPRCTRVGAFLRRRNLDELPQLWNVLKGEMSLVGPRPERPHFVNRFREENPRYMARHSVKSGITGWAQVNGLRGNTSVRARLRYDMYYLENWSLLFDLKVLILTLFARRNAY; encoded by the coding sequence ATGTCGAACCGGAGCAGGACGACCGAGGCGGCGACCGCGGTCAGGGTGGCGATCGACATCCTGTGCCTCAACGCCGCCTTCTGCGCCTCCTACTGGACACGCTTCCACTCTCCGTTCACGGCGCTCGTCCCCGTCCTGAAAGGCGTCCCCCCGTTCCGCTCCTACCTCGCGGCGTTTCCCGTCGCGACGCTCGCCTTCGTCTATCTCTACAAGCTCCTCGGCTCCTACGCGCGGCGCTGGCGCTACGACGCCGCGAACGAGTTTTTCGTCGTGACCCGGGGGACGACCGCCGGGATGATCGCCCTCATGGCGCTCACCTTCCTCCTCCCCTCCACGCACAGCGAGGCGGGGCTGAAATACTCGCGCATCACATTCCTGCTCCTCTTCCCGCTCGTCGAATCCTTCGTCTGGGCGGGACGGCTCGCCTCCAACGCCGTGGAGAAGCGGCTCTACCGCCGCTCCGCGGGGAAGCGGAAGCTCCTCCTCGTGGGCACCGGCGAAACCGCCGCGCGGCTCGCGCGGCACGTGCGGCGCAATCCGACCCTCGAGTGCGAGATCGTGGGCTTCGTCCGCTGCCCCGGCGAGAAGAGCTCCTCGTCGAGGATCGTCGCGCCGATCGCCGGGGAGCTCGACGCCCTCCCCGCGCTGCTCGAGCGGGGGGGCGTCGACGAACTCATCCTGACGAACCCGAAGCTCGACCACGCCCGGGTCCTCTCCATCGTCGCGCTTTGCGAGAAGAACCTCGTGGAGTTCAAGCACGTCCCCGACATGTTCGAGATACTGACGCGCAAGGTGGAGGTCGTGAGCTTCGACGGCGTCCCGCTCGTCGGCATCCGCCACATCCCGCTCCACTCCCCGTGGAACCGGTTCCTCAAGCGCTCCTTCGATGTCGCCGGGTCCGCCCTGGGCCTCGTCGTCGCCGCGCCGGTCATCGCCCTCTGCGCCCTCGCCGTCAAGCTGGATTCGCGAGGGAAGGCGTTCTTCTCGCAGGAGCGCTGCGGCGAGGACGGGGTTTGCTTCCGGCTCCACAAGCTCCGCACGATGGTGGAGGACGCGGAGCGGCACACCGGCCCTGTCTGGGCGCGCGCGGAGGACCCGCGCTGCACGCGCGTGGGGGCGTTCCTGCGGCGCCGGAACCTCGACGAGCTCCCCCAGCTCTGGAACGTGCTGAAGGGGGAGATGAGTCTGGTCGGCCCGCGGCCCGAGCGCCCGCACTTCGTGAACCGTTTCCGGGAGGAGAACCCGCGCTACATGGCTCGGCATTCGGTGAAATCCGGCATCACCGGGTGGGCGCAGGTGAACGGGCTCCGCGGCAACACCTCCGTCCGGGCCCGTCTCCGCTACGACATGTACTACCTCGAGAACTGGTCGCTCCTCTTCGACCTCAAGGTCCTCATCCTCACCCTCTTCGCCCGCCGCAACGCCTACTGA
- a CDS encoding glycosyltransferase family 39 protein gives MSVRPRAWAVAFFLCGALMRLALCWSNPPTNAFDDHYEPILMIMRTGVIPAKDACWECYHPPVFYWLSAMIGNFAVRMGVHPRHLLKLLQFIPCVYGILNMGMIYLILRKVPLSDFPRLAAFGTVCFLPRHIYMSAMHSNDTISYLCVSLCIYLLLIAIERTLSPASLVAVTVALTIALFTKYTAYAMLPVTLIAFAALFIGPRPSSRARVLGSCILVFLLPLAALGVSLAANARHYGRPMPINLDLRGVRLAQPRDANRFDFVSFTPWDSIATPMLVPGKMHSFWTMLYRGMWYDTEPKFLYFLDSNAGWWNHYYAWLRGEKDFPGDNPSMSSLTRCMGGSLIILGLLPLLLLGGGAWIYCRGGWRRWSSAPEVDAAKMSVFPALLLITASGIIALAWRYPYYSAVKASYVLAAAPAYAVFLGLGLMPCEIHEEAKRIIARIFAITWGLSALHILHIILSIS, from the coding sequence GTGAGTGTGAGGCCTCGCGCATGGGCGGTGGCGTTTTTTCTTTGCGGCGCCCTTATGCGCCTCGCCCTCTGCTGGTCGAATCCTCCCACCAATGCGTTCGATGATCATTATGAGCCGATCCTCATGATCATGCGCACCGGCGTCATTCCGGCCAAGGACGCCTGCTGGGAATGTTACCATCCGCCGGTTTTCTATTGGCTGTCCGCGATGATCGGGAATTTCGCCGTCCGCATGGGGGTGCATCCCCGGCACCTCCTGAAGCTCCTGCAGTTCATCCCCTGCGTGTACGGCATCCTGAACATGGGGATGATCTACCTGATCCTGCGCAAGGTGCCCCTCTCCGATTTCCCGCGGCTTGCCGCGTTCGGCACGGTCTGTTTCCTGCCCCGCCACATCTACATGTCGGCGATGCATTCGAACGACACCATCTCCTACCTGTGCGTGTCTCTCTGCATCTACCTGCTGTTGATCGCCATCGAACGCACCCTGTCTCCCGCATCGCTCGTGGCGGTCACCGTGGCGCTCACCATCGCCCTTTTCACCAAATATACGGCCTACGCGATGCTCCCGGTCACCCTGATCGCATTCGCCGCCCTCTTCATCGGTCCGAGACCCTCCTCCCGGGCGCGGGTCCTCGGCTCCTGCATCCTGGTGTTCCTTCTCCCCCTCGCGGCCCTGGGCGTCTCTCTGGCAGCGAACGCGCGGCACTACGGAAGGCCGATGCCCATCAACCTCGATCTTCGGGGCGTCAGGCTCGCCCAGCCGCGCGACGCCAACCGTTTTGACTTTGTCAGCTTCACGCCATGGGACAGCATCGCCACGCCGATGCTGGTTCCGGGCAAGATGCATTCCTTCTGGACGATGCTGTACCGTGGGATGTGGTACGACACCGAACCGAAATTTCTCTATTTCCTGGATTCCAATGCGGGCTGGTGGAACCACTACTACGCCTGGCTCAGGGGCGAGAAGGATTTCCCCGGAGACAATCCCTCGATGTCGAGCCTGACACGCTGCATGGGGGGGAGCCTGATCATCCTCGGCCTCCTCCCTCTTCTGCTGCTTGGCGGCGGTGCGTGGATCTATTGCCGGGGAGGATGGAGAAGGTGGAGCAGCGCGCCGGAGGTGGACGCGGCGAAGATGAGCGTCTTCCCCGCGCTCCTGCTGATCACTGCATCCGGCATCATCGCGCTCGCGTGGAGATATCCGTACTACAGCGCAGTGAAGGCATCCTACGTCCTCGCCGCGGCGCCTGCATACGCTGTCTTCCTCGGTTTAGGCCTGATGCCGTGTGAGATCCACGAGGAAGCGAAAAGGATCATCGCCAGGATATTCGCCATCACGTGGGGGCTTTCGGCGCTGCACATCCTGCACATCATCCTGTCTATCTCATGA
- a CDS encoding MarR family transcriptional regulator, translated as MTDRKDFLKLLRQVHLRFTKFYSKKIACLRVTSPQYMTLMILIEEGAQKMHDLADFLQVSTPAVTNLVDKLEAAGYARRSPHPADRRVFVIALTPEGTRVVSALREEGLALLREALGTMPEQDQEAVLRFYRNLLARLDAALSRNGGNRR; from the coding sequence ATGACGGACCGCAAGGATTTCCTGAAGCTGCTGCGCCAGGTGCACCTGCGCTTCACGAAGTTCTACTCGAAGAAGATCGCCTGCCTTCGGGTGACATCGCCGCAGTACATGACGCTGATGATCCTCATCGAGGAGGGGGCCCAGAAGATGCACGACCTCGCCGACTTCCTCCAGGTTTCGACGCCGGCGGTCACGAATCTCGTGGACAAGCTCGAGGCGGCGGGCTACGCGCGGCGCTCCCCTCACCCCGCCGACCGGCGCGTCTTCGTGATCGCGCTCACCCCCGAGGGGACGCGCGTCGTCTCCGCCCTCCGCGAGGAGGGGCTCGCCCTACTCAGGGAGGCGCTCGGCACGATGCCCGAGCAGGACCAGGAGGCGGTGCTCCGCTTCTACCGGAACCTCCTGGCGCGCCTCGACGCCGCGCTCAGCCGCAACGGGGGGAACCGCCGATGA
- a CDS encoding TolC family protein, whose translation MSRTARRALLAALLAASAVSAAENGDDGPPPSVTREAFLKSAAQRTVLRIGLVDVVAYALQKNSEIRIARIEPKLKADDVRIAQSAFEPAFTADYLLRDVTEESASVFFPGNQRSRSMGFDAGILGKLVTGTTYRFDFLNDRERTNSDITALNPSYTSEPLITLTQPLLRGFGVAVNRAEIIIARNNERQSIETFRAAAIDAVSDAKNAYYAYAYAIEARQIARDFLASARELVEINRARYAKGIASSVDLLEAEAAEAEREKLLLDAEYGLKTAEDKLKFVTNLVDDPETWNAEIELIEKPDFSVRSVDLVQSILDAFEHRPDYRARKIEVKNKDIRIVTAKNALLPTLDVVGSFGLNGLGDQYGRAVESIHWRYKDWGVGGSLRVPWGKGDRARYDQSKLEKAQLLLELERMEQRIILDVRDKVREVDLQYRQKQASQVARDKEEENYTAQKDRLAAGQVSTHDMLDYQYRYSKAELDLKQSIVNYNSALVNLDREVGLTLARSDVTLEE comes from the coding sequence ATGAGCCGGACGGCCCGCCGGGCGCTCCTCGCGGCGCTCCTCGCGGCCTCCGCCGTCTCCGCGGCGGAGAACGGGGACGACGGCCCGCCTCCGTCGGTGACGCGCGAGGCGTTCCTCAAATCCGCCGCCCAGCGGACGGTTCTCCGCATCGGGCTGGTGGATGTCGTGGCCTACGCCCTGCAGAAGAACTCCGAGATCAGGATCGCGCGCATCGAGCCGAAGCTGAAGGCCGACGACGTCCGGATCGCGCAGTCCGCCTTCGAGCCGGCGTTCACCGCCGACTACCTGCTCCGCGACGTCACCGAGGAGAGCGCGAGCGTCTTCTTCCCCGGCAACCAGAGGAGCCGCTCGATGGGGTTCGACGCCGGGATCCTCGGGAAACTGGTCACCGGGACGACCTACCGTTTCGATTTTTTGAACGACCGGGAGCGAACCAACTCCGACATCACCGCGCTCAATCCCTCCTACACCAGCGAACCGCTCATCACCCTCACCCAGCCGCTGCTGCGGGGGTTCGGCGTCGCCGTGAACCGCGCGGAGATCATCATCGCCCGCAACAACGAACGCCAGTCGATCGAAACGTTCAGGGCGGCGGCGATAGACGCCGTCAGCGATGCGAAGAACGCCTACTACGCCTACGCCTACGCGATCGAGGCGCGGCAGATCGCCAGGGACTTCCTCGCGAGCGCGAGGGAACTCGTCGAGATCAACCGCGCCCGCTACGCGAAGGGGATCGCCAGCTCCGTGGATCTCCTCGAGGCCGAGGCGGCCGAGGCGGAACGCGAAAAGCTCCTCCTCGACGCCGAGTACGGCCTCAAGACCGCGGAGGACAAGCTGAAGTTCGTCACCAACCTCGTCGACGACCCCGAGACGTGGAACGCGGAGATCGAGCTCATCGAGAAGCCCGACTTCTCCGTCCGGTCCGTCGATCTGGTCCAGTCGATCCTGGACGCCTTCGAGCACAGGCCCGATTACCGCGCCAGGAAGATCGAGGTCAAGAACAAGGATATCCGCATCGTGACGGCGAAGAACGCCCTCCTCCCCACGCTCGACGTCGTCGGGAGCTTCGGCCTGAACGGCCTCGGGGACCAGTACGGCCGCGCCGTCGAGAGCATCCACTGGCGCTACAAGGACTGGGGCGTCGGCGGATCGCTGCGCGTGCCGTGGGGGAAGGGCGACCGGGCCCGCTATGACCAGTCGAAGCTCGAGAAGGCGCAGCTGCTCCTCGAACTCGAGCGGATGGAGCAGCGGATCATCCTCGATGTGCGGGACAAGGTGCGGGAGGTCGACCTCCAGTACCGGCAGAAGCAGGCCTCGCAGGTGGCCCGGGACAAGGAGGAGGAGAACTACACCGCGCAGAAGGATCGCCTCGCGGCCGGGCAGGTCAGCACGCACGACATGCTCGACTACCAGTATCGGTACTCGAAGGCGGAACTCGATCTCAAACAGTCGATCGTCAACTACAACAGCGCGCTCGTGAACCTCGACAGGGAAGTCGGCCTCACGCTGGCGAGGAGCGACGTGACGCTGGAGGAGTGA
- a CDS encoding efflux RND transporter periplasmic adaptor subunit yields MPTFATPSTIHARGTRRPSIVRHALWTVVAVLAVSGCGSRETEEKERIPIRAVHAAAETISRTLDYASTIEAWDKAEVFPKVNGKIIEKLKEDGEPIDKGEVIAYIDRDEVGFKFEKAPVESPLAGLVGRIYVDKGTNVTAQTAVALVVAIDQVKVRLDVPERYLPQVSIGQTARVRVDAYPGTVFDGTVTRISPVVEIETRTAPVEISIDNADHRLKPGMFAGVQLVLEQRENVLTVLQEAVIGREPDTYVFVVNDGVARVRNVALGLRENYRVEVREGLKAGDMVAVMGQERLRDGAAVSVEIDGEQPQATPTASTGRDPQPTAVD; encoded by the coding sequence ATGCCTACGTTCGCAACACCGTCCACGATCCATGCCCGCGGAACCCGCCGGCCGTCGATCGTGCGCCATGCCCTGTGGACCGTCGTCGCCGTCCTCGCCGTTTCGGGATGCGGGAGCAGGGAGACGGAGGAGAAGGAGCGCATCCCGATCAGGGCGGTGCACGCGGCCGCCGAGACGATCTCGCGGACCCTCGATTACGCCAGCACCATCGAGGCGTGGGACAAGGCCGAGGTCTTCCCGAAGGTGAACGGCAAGATCATCGAGAAACTCAAGGAGGACGGGGAACCGATCGACAAGGGTGAGGTCATCGCCTATATCGACCGCGACGAGGTCGGGTTCAAGTTCGAGAAGGCGCCCGTCGAGAGCCCCCTCGCCGGCCTCGTCGGGCGCATCTACGTGGACAAGGGGACGAACGTCACCGCCCAGACCGCCGTGGCCCTCGTGGTGGCCATCGACCAGGTCAAGGTGCGCCTCGATGTGCCGGAGCGGTACCTCCCCCAGGTCTCGATAGGACAGACGGCCCGCGTGCGCGTGGATGCGTACCCGGGGACGGTCTTTGACGGCACGGTGACCCGGATCAGCCCGGTCGTCGAGATCGAGACGCGCACCGCCCCCGTCGAGATCTCGATCGACAACGCGGACCACCGACTCAAGCCCGGGATGTTCGCGGGCGTCCAGCTCGTCCTCGAACAGAGGGAGAACGTCCTCACCGTGCTGCAGGAGGCGGTGATCGGCCGGGAGCCCGACACCTACGTCTTCGTCGTCAACGACGGCGTCGCCCGGGTGCGCAACGTCGCGCTCGGCCTGCGCGAGAACTACCGGGTCGAGGTGCGCGAAGGTTTGAAGGCGGGGGACATGGTCGCGGTGATGGGGCAGGAGCGTCTCCGCGACGGAGCGGCGGTGAGCGTGGAGATCGACGGCGAACAGCCGCAGGCCACGCCGACCGCCTCGACGGGGCGCGATCCACAGCCGACGGCCGTGGACTGA
- a CDS encoding efflux RND transporter permease subunit: protein MSLPEFGVRKPVTNLMIFSGIIVIALYSLGHLGVDLMPEIEPPAITVISTYSGANPEDIESKVTEPLENQLATTPGIDKITARCLEGISLITLKFNWGTNLDEASNDIRDRIDRAKKFLPDIPDEMDEPSIFKFNTAMIPILFVGFSADRSYPDLYDLIDKRIVDDLKQIPGVGTLTLQGGLQRQINIWIDRRRLEAYGFSILDIEELLGKENFTQPAGSIKYGLTDYLVRVPGEFVTPEEIDTVILGQRKGNLIYLKDVARVEDGFKEVTSDVQVNRNPGLMMIIQKQIGSNSVQVAERVKKRLADLTRDLPADVKTTVIADTSEDIIDSLNSLKTTVWQGGFFVIIVVWFFLRRLVPSLIIALTIPFSLLIAFIYLFLTGRTINIVSLSSLTIGIGMVVDNAIVIVDNVYRHMERGRRPQEAAIFGTSEMFLSVAASTATTVVVFLPMLFISGLVGIWFGELAITITVTLVASLFTASTFSPMLCSKLMKVDRRSAVHDVSPDKRVPGDGASAIGRWRDLLGRFYEMSERWFVSWETRYAQALAWCLARRRVALGGFTAVFIGSLLLIPFVGYEFAPEDDQGDIRATLQLPIGTRIEETIKVGRRVEELFVNEIPELRDIYVRSGLSSDVGAIFGDATGPHIINVGVKCGPKTERRRSAKEIANAVREKVLLIPGIVKTNFSVGNPLGRAISGSGGKEVQVEIIGHSFEETGRVAEQIKAVMEKVPGAVEVSISRELKRPEFRIEVNREKAAALGLNMRTIADTVKTYIEGESATRYREAGDTYDIYVRLDEESRSKREDIEGLVVVSPFTQKQIKLASVARFRETFGPMEIERKNRERVMRVECNTYQRSTGKVSDDILEGMKQIALPAGVTLNFGGQAEEQSEAFLNLTYLLILGTLLVYMVMAAQFESLLDPFVIMFAIPFTFTGAILAFVLTGTYLNVMSFLALVMLMGIVVNNAIVLISYIIILRARGKSMVDAITEAGRDRLRPVLSTTVTTLAGLLPLAISRGEGSETWQPLGITMIGGLSVSTFITMLFVPTLYAVFETHLKKREEKRKRRACPVTSADGRQAAVEGDDRSR, encoded by the coding sequence ATGAGCCTTCCGGAGTTCGGCGTACGCAAGCCGGTCACCAACCTGATGATCTTCTCGGGGATCATCGTGATCGCCCTCTACTCCCTCGGGCACCTCGGCGTCGACCTGATGCCCGAGATCGAGCCCCCGGCGATCACCGTCATCTCGACCTACTCCGGCGCCAACCCCGAGGACATCGAGTCCAAGGTGACCGAGCCGCTCGAGAACCAGCTCGCGACCACGCCGGGGATCGACAAGATCACCGCCCGCTGCCTCGAAGGGATCTCCCTCATCACCCTGAAGTTCAACTGGGGGACTAACCTCGACGAGGCCTCCAACGACATCCGCGACCGGATCGACCGCGCCAAGAAGTTCCTCCCCGACATCCCCGACGAGATGGACGAGCCGTCCATCTTCAAGTTCAACACCGCGATGATCCCCATCCTCTTCGTCGGCTTCAGCGCCGACCGCTCCTATCCCGACCTGTACGACCTGATCGACAAGCGCATCGTGGACGACCTGAAGCAGATCCCCGGCGTCGGCACGCTCACCCTCCAGGGGGGGCTCCAGCGGCAGATCAACATCTGGATCGACAGGCGGCGCCTCGAGGCGTACGGTTTCTCCATCCTCGACATCGAGGAACTGCTGGGGAAGGAGAACTTCACGCAGCCGGCCGGCAGCATCAAGTACGGCCTCACCGACTACCTCGTCCGGGTGCCGGGCGAGTTCGTGACGCCCGAGGAGATCGACACCGTCATCCTCGGGCAGCGCAAGGGGAACCTGATCTACCTGAAGGACGTCGCGCGCGTCGAGGACGGCTTCAAGGAGGTCACGAGCGACGTGCAGGTCAACCGCAACCCCGGCCTGATGATGATCATCCAGAAGCAGATCGGGTCGAACAGCGTCCAGGTCGCCGAGCGGGTGAAGAAGCGCCTCGCGGACCTGACCCGGGATCTCCCCGCCGATGTGAAGACGACCGTCATCGCCGACACCTCCGAGGACATCATCGACTCCCTGAACTCCCTCAAGACGACCGTCTGGCAGGGCGGGTTCTTCGTCATCATCGTCGTCTGGTTCTTCCTGCGCCGCCTCGTCCCCAGTCTCATCATCGCTCTCACCATCCCCTTCTCGCTCCTGATCGCCTTCATCTACCTCTTCCTCACGGGCCGCACCATCAACATCGTCAGCCTCTCCTCGCTCACCATCGGCATCGGGATGGTGGTGGACAACGCCATCGTCATCGTGGACAACGTCTACCGGCACATGGAGCGCGGGAGGCGCCCCCAGGAGGCGGCGATCTTCGGGACGAGCGAGATGTTCCTCTCCGTGGCCGCCTCCACCGCCACGACCGTGGTCGTCTTCCTCCCGATGCTCTTCATCTCCGGCCTCGTGGGGATCTGGTTCGGAGAGCTGGCCATCACCATAACCGTGACGCTCGTCGCCTCGCTCTTCACGGCCTCGACGTTCAGCCCGATGCTCTGCTCGAAGCTGATGAAGGTCGACCGGCGGTCCGCGGTCCACGACGTATCGCCCGACAAGCGCGTCCCGGGAGACGGAGCGTCGGCCATCGGCCGGTGGAGAGACCTCCTGGGCCGGTTCTACGAAATGTCGGAGCGGTGGTTCGTCTCGTGGGAGACCCGTTACGCGCAGGCCCTCGCCTGGTGCCTCGCCCGGCGCAGGGTCGCGCTCGGCGGCTTCACGGCGGTCTTCATCGGCAGCCTCCTCCTCATCCCGTTCGTCGGCTACGAGTTCGCCCCCGAGGACGACCAGGGTGACATCCGCGCGACCCTCCAGCTCCCCATCGGGACGCGCATCGAGGAGACGATCAAGGTGGGGCGCCGGGTCGAGGAGCTCTTCGTCAACGAGATACCCGAGCTGCGCGACATCTACGTCCGGAGCGGCCTCAGCTCCGACGTCGGGGCGATCTTCGGCGACGCGACCGGCCCGCACATCATCAACGTGGGGGTGAAGTGCGGGCCGAAGACCGAGCGGCGGCGCAGCGCCAAGGAGATCGCCAACGCCGTCCGGGAGAAGGTGCTGCTGATCCCCGGGATCGTGAAAACGAACTTCTCCGTCGGCAACCCGCTCGGGCGCGCCATCTCGGGCTCGGGGGGCAAGGAGGTCCAGGTCGAGATCATCGGCCACTCGTTCGAGGAGACGGGGCGCGTCGCCGAACAGATCAAGGCGGTGATGGAGAAGGTGCCGGGCGCGGTGGAGGTCAGCATCTCGCGCGAGCTCAAGCGGCCCGAGTTCCGGATCGAGGTCAACCGCGAGAAGGCCGCCGCCCTCGGCCTCAACATGCGCACCATCGCCGACACGGTCAAGACCTACATCGAGGGCGAGTCGGCCACCCGCTACCGCGAGGCGGGCGACACCTACGACATCTACGTCCGCCTGGACGAGGAGTCGCGCTCGAAACGGGAGGACATCGAGGGGCTCGTCGTCGTCTCCCCGTTCACGCAGAAGCAGATCAAGCTCGCGAGCGTCGCCCGCTTCCGCGAGACGTTCGGCCCGATGGAGATCGAGCGGAAGAACCGCGAGCGGGTGATGCGCGTCGAGTGCAACACCTACCAACGCTCCACCGGCAAGGTCAGCGACGACATCCTGGAGGGGATGAAACAGATCGCGCTCCCCGCCGGCGTCACGCTCAACTTCGGCGGGCAGGCCGAGGAGCAGTCCGAGGCGTTCCTGAACCTGACCTACCTCCTCATCCTCGGCACCCTCCTCGTCTATATGGTGATGGCGGCGCAGTTCGAGTCGCTCCTGGACCCGTTCGTCATCATGTTCGCCATCCCGTTCACCTTCACGGGCGCCATCCTCGCCTTCGTGCTGACCGGCACCTATCTGAACGTGATGTCGTTCCTCGCCCTCGTGATGCTGATGGGGATCGTGGTGAACAACGCGATCGTCCTCATCAGCTACATCATCATCCTCCGCGCGCGCGGCAAATCGATGGTGGACGCCATCACGGAGGCGGGACGGGATCGTCTCCGGCCCGTCCTCAGCACGACCGTCACCACGCTCGCGGGCCTGCTCCCCCTCGCCATCTCGCGCGGGGAGGGCTCGGAGACCTGGCAGCCGCTCGGGATCACGATGATCGGCGGGCTGTCCGTCTCGACGTTCATCACGATGCTCTTCGTGCCGACGCTCTACGCGGTCTTCGAGACGCACCTGAAGAAGCGCGAGGAGAAGCGCAAGCGGAGGGCGTGCCCCGTCACGTCGGCCGACGGCCGGCAAGCCGCGGTCGAGGGCGATGACCGCTCGAGGTGA
- a CDS encoding TIGR00153 family protein — protein sequence MFFDKKEQQVRQFMKRHVDRIKECLVLFEKTISLYLDGHAEEANVSSYNVHKKEHEADVVRREIIAKLADGAFLPFIREDFIDIVELIDEIANRAKTVTQTMVIQMPKIPQELHADIRMLTTRAVEAIEPLVQLMEGSLLDREKSMALIQEISAREQAADAIEFKLLKRLFQEIDITLAEKILISELLTLISEIADAVEDVGDRIQVLISKQAV from the coding sequence GTGTTCTTCGACAAGAAGGAGCAGCAGGTCAGGCAGTTCATGAAGAGGCACGTCGACAGGATCAAGGAGTGCCTGGTCCTGTTCGAGAAGACGATCTCGCTCTACCTCGACGGGCACGCCGAGGAGGCGAACGTGAGCTCCTACAACGTGCACAAGAAGGAGCACGAGGCCGACGTGGTGCGGCGCGAGATCATCGCGAAGCTGGCCGACGGCGCGTTCCTGCCGTTCATCCGGGAGGATTTCATCGATATCGTGGAGTTGATCGACGAGATCGCCAACCGCGCCAAGACGGTGACGCAGACGATGGTGATCCAGATGCCGAAGATCCCGCAGGAGCTGCACGCGGACATCCGGATGCTGACGACGCGCGCCGTGGAGGCGATCGAGCCGCTGGTCCAGCTGATGGAGGGGTCGCTGCTGGACCGGGAGAAGTCGATGGCTCTGATTCAGGAGATATCGGCGCGGGAGCAGGCGGCGGACGCCATCGAGTTCAAGCTGCTGAAGCGGCTGTTCCAGGAGATCGACATCACGCTCGCGGAGAAGATCCTCATCAGCGAGCTGCTCACGCTGATCTCGGAGATCGCGGACGCGGTCGAGGACGTCGGCGACCGGATCCAGGTGCTGATCTCGAAGCAGGCCGTCTGA